From a single Salvelinus namaycush isolate Seneca chromosome 14, SaNama_1.0, whole genome shotgun sequence genomic region:
- the LOC120058742 gene encoding death-inducer obliterator 1-like: MAPQTHSPQNSPSDNITESAPPLRGAPGKTKRPANIGSVSKKPSEDTPPVKQPNPPKSSFSPSPEVPNTSVSRHHETGALRIVKTSFTIPKKQPVTPTPPSPSPPVPLNETRTLPVSPAPIAPSSRPPQPANNQVRQSIQRSLTNILFKRVCDCDDLERSESEVGKLVTSIETEMFNIFNNTDSKYMNKYRTIMFNLKDPQNKGLFYSVIRGEVSPFRLARMSQRDMQATKVSEPSKRDSLAVRESGPKAPCVLPNPAPEPVKVDLPSLPPRTNRHMEKTTLHAAPKARPSQSSRSSSVPDILSSMLKDTTAEHRAHLFDLKCKICTGQISVEDEAEPLAKKSKLSGSSSSSTKPDQWRDRPSRPPWMYARTDLRTEERGWRTPAGDESPLLAPPDSPTMDSSASPVMEDDAALTIMESPTSPTMESPASTTMESPASPILESPASPVMDSPASPILENCKAKTPSRMYTPVMIPAVSTVTITRCDPRTIGNRSAALYGDPRTADNCTPAMASVALSTAPLPPVFHAPVKQSGTLSKPFMPLPPPPSLPPMPALPKSILTKPSSSSFYGSSASSSRAMNSHTPPDGETAQFLAKQEVLWKGFLNMISVAKFVTKGYLVSGPSEYLKEDLPDTIQIGGRIMPQTVWDYIGRVKASVTKELSVIRFHPATEEEEVAYASLFSYFSSRRRFGVVANKSRSIKDIYLIPVSAKESIPSKLQPFEGSGLEKNRPNLLLGLVICQKPKRAESVPQAVEEKRPKIRMSKDPRDIGLPRPPSLYGSDPRMEEFLPYDPEMPMSTLPGSPPSTGSLSHSSSGSLTSPSLLSSIRASAPPPTTSSSAAPSSTATSPLQTILKSLFGMDSPAVPAVAAVPLPSTLPPLPMVDPIVQQYGQKSKVKEIEEEENEYDRPYDPGEEYGPAMGYGLVAPICTDKMFEVKAASLAVCADDDDVAYDPEDETIFEDMHNDGVSVAKAPSPTPTPAQAPSPVTVQAPVPAPTPAPLCLPITGDVIVSAATLTEQQRMLEELNRQIEEQKQQLKEQEWALRQQREAVGMFMAHFSVSDALMSPPPKSGRSQFQTQQSEANPSADQKALKGLLKTEVPIKQEIKTETKTVPLSESRNVKMPSATAKRVKEIKKENIQATDNSDPEAGEIQDSDVAYDPEDDTIFDELQDMNVEEKGKTLPHSARRSGRSRDSSVSSSCRGTSRNDTPDRRRGPLDALIGKGTDTDGVGGANRITEIVTTLTAQAAISLIKRALLGAALCQKTPSVQRLLKTWVLRAQLQHWSWRLMTHLSPLLIERTLMNHCVIVLSLDVHHRERLSTQAIKCPMKIPLPSNLGINNLLKACCDHHQQASTTSKASTYSVKTIGIGPLNGKY; encoded by the exons ATGGCTCCTCAGACACATTCTCCACAAAACTCTCCTTCAGACAACATCACTGAGTCCGCTCCTCCTCTGCGAGGTGCTCCAGGAAAAACCAAGAGACCAGCAAACATCGGCAGTGTCTCCAAGAAACCCTCTGAGGATACTCCCCCTGTCAAACAACCCAACCCCCCCAAATCAAGCTTCTCTCCGTCCCCTGAGGTTCCAAACACCTCAGTCTCCAGACACCATGAAACAGGGGCCCTGAGGATCGTCAAGACCTCCTTCACCATCCCCAAGAAGCAGCCTGTCACCCCCACCCCGCCCTCACCTTCACCTCCAGTCCCACTGAATGAAACCAGAACCCTGCCTGTGTCCCCAGCCCCAATCGCCCCTTCCTCCAGACCCCCCCAGCCAGCCAATAACCAGGTCAGGCAGAGCATCCAACGCTCTCTTACCAACATCCTGTTCAAGAG GGTGTGCGACTGTGACGATTTGGAGAGGTCTGAGAGTGAAGTGGGAAAGCTGGTCACCAGCATCGAGACGGAGATGTTTAACATATTTAACAATACAGACAGCAAGTACATGAACAAGTACCGAACCATCATGTTCAACCTTAAAGACCCCCAAAATAAG GGTTTGTTCTACAGTGTCATCCGTGGTGAAGTCAGTCCCTTCAGACTGGCCAGGATGAGCCAGCGGGACATGCAGGCCACAAAGGTGTCTGAGCCGAGCAAAAGGGACTCTCTAGCG GTCCGGGAGTCTGGTCCCAAAGCCCCATGTGTACTTCCAAACCCAGCGCCTGAGCCAGTGAAGGTTGACCTACCCAGTCTTCCCCCCAGGACAAATAGACACATg GAGAAGACCACTCTCCACGCTGCCCCTAAGGCCAGACCTAGCCAGTCGAGCCGGAGCAGCTCAGTGCCAGACATCCTCAGCTCCATGCTGAAAGACACAACTGCCGAGCACAGAGCTCACCTGTTTGACCTCAAGTGCAAGATCTGCACAG GTCAGATATCAGTCGAGGATGAGGCGGAGCCTTTAGCCAAGAAGTCTAAACTCTCTGGGTCATCGTCGTCCTCCACCAAACCAGACCAATGGAGAGACAGGCCGTCTCGGCCACCCTGGATGTATGCCagaacagatctcagaacagaggagagaggatggagaacTCCAGCTGGAGATGAATCACCCCTCCTTGCACCCCCCGACTCCCCCACCATGGATTCCTCTGCTTCCCCAGTAATGGAGGATGACGCTGCCTTAACCATCATGGAATCCCCCACTTCTCCCACAATGGAATCTCCCGCTTCTACAACAATGGAATCTCCCGCCTCCCCCATTTTGGAATCCCCTGCCTCCCCTGTTATGGATTCTCCCGCCTCCCCTATTCTGGAAAACTGCAAAGCCAAGACACCGTCCAGAATGTATACCCCAGTCATGATCCCGGCTGTTTCTACGGTAACCATCACAAGGTGTGACCCCCGCACCATTGGCAACCGTTCTGCTGCTCTGTATGGTGACCCCCGCACAGCAGATAACTGCACTCCTGCCATGGCAAGTGTCGCCTTGTCTACAGCCCCACTTCCACCAGTCTTTCATGCCCCTGTGAAACAGAGTGGTACTCTGAGCAAGCCATTCATGCCCTTGCCACCCCCCCCATCCCTGCCACCAATGCCAGCATTACCCAAATCTATCCTGACGAAGCCATCCTCCTCATCGTTCTATGGATCATCTGCATCCTCTTCAAG GGCTATGAACTCCCACACCCCTCCAGACGGTGAGACGGCCCAGTTCCTGGCCAAGCAGGAAGTATTGTGGAAGGGCTTTCTCAACATGATCAGCGTGGCCAAGTTCGTCACCAAGGGCTATCTGGTCTCAGGGCCCTCCGAATACCTCAAAGAG GACCTGCCTGATACCATCCAGATTGGTGGAAGAATCATGCCTCAAACTGTGTGGGACTACATCGGGAGAGTGAAGGCCTCTGTTACAAAG GAGCTGAGTGTGATCCGGTTCCACCCAGcgacagaagaggaggaggtggccTATgcgtctctgttctcctacttcaGCAGCAGACGGCGCTTCGGGGTGGTGGCCAACAAAAGCCGCAGCATCAAGGATATCTACCTCATCCCAGTCAGCGCGAAGGAGTCCATTCCATCCAAACTCCAACCTTTCGAAGGATCAG GCCTTGAGAAAAATCGCCCCAATCTTCTTCTGGGACTGGTTATTTGCCAGAAACCCAAACGTGCGGAAAGCGTACCACAAGCGGTTGAAGAGAAGAGACCCAAGATCCGTATGTCCAAAGACCCCAGAGATATTGGCCTCCCTAGACCCCCTTCGCTGTATGGGTCTGACCCTAGAATGGAGGAATTCTTGCCCTATGACCCAGAGATGCCCATGTCCACCCTTCCTGGTTCCCCTCCTTCCACTGGATCCCTGTCACACTCCTCCTCTGGCTCACTGACTAGCCCATCACTTCTGTCCTCCATTAGAGCTTCTGCCCCTCCCCCCACCACTAGCTCCTCCGCTGCACCTAGCAGCACCGCCACCAGTCCCCTGCAGACCATCCTGAAGTCACTGTTTGGGATGGACTCTCCTGCAGTCCCAGCAGTTGCTGCAGTGCCCCTTCCATccactcttccccctctcccaaTGGTGGATCCAATAGTCCAGCAGTACGGGCAGAAATCCAAAGTCAAAGAGATTGAGGAGGAGGAAAATGAATATGATCGACCATACGACCCAGGGGAAGAGTATGGTCCAGCAATGGGCTATGGATTGGTTGCCCCAATTTGTACGGATAAAATGTTTGAGGTGAAAGCTGCCTCTCTGGCCGTTTGTGCTGATGATGACGACGTGGCTTACGACCCTGAGGATGAGACTATCTTTGAGGATATGCACAATGATGGGGTCAGTGTAGCAAAAGCCCCATCTCCAACTCCTACCCCAGCTCAAGCTCCTTCCCCAGTCACAGTACAAGCCCCAGTCCCAGCTCCCACTCCAGCCCCTCTGTGCCTCCCCATTACTGGTGATGTAATTGTCTCGGCCGCTACTCTGACTGAACAACAGCGAATGCTTGAGGAGCTCAACAGGCAGATCGAGGAGCAGAAACAGCAGTTGAAGGAGCAGGAGTGGGCACTGCGTCAGCAGAGAGAGGCAGTGGGCATGTTCATGGCCCACTTCTCTGTTTCTGATGCCTTGATGTCTCCCCCTCCTAAATCTGGGCGGTCTCAATTTCAAACACAGCAGTCTGAGGCGAATCCTTCAGCGGATCAAAAAGCTTTGAAAGGTCTCTTGAAAACAGAAGTACCAATAAAACAAGAGATTAAGACAGAGACCAAGACTGTACCTCTTTCAGAGTCAAGAAATGTGAAAATGCCCAGTGCAACAGCGAAGCGGGTAAAAGAGATTAAAAAGGAAAATATTCAGGCAACCGACAATTCAGATCCTGAAGCTGGTGAGATCCAGGACTCTGATGTAGCTTACGACCCAGAGGATGACACTATCTTTGATGAGCTGCAAGACATGAATGTAGAAGAGAAGGGGAAAACTCTACCACATTCAGCAAGGCGTTCTGGGCGGTCTCGTGACTCCTCGGTGTCTAGCTCGTGTCGTGGCACATCGCGCAATGACACTCCTGATAGGAGGC GCGGTCCCCTGGACGCTCTGATAGGCAAAGGGACAGACACAGACGGGGTGGGAGGAGCCAACCGTATCACAGAGATTGTGACCACTCTGACCGCACAGGCCGCCATCTCCCTCATAAAGAGAGCACTTCTCGGCGCAGCTCTT TGTCAGAAGACTCCAAGCGTCCAGAGGCTCCTGAAGACATGGGTCCTACGAGCCCAGCTCCAGCACTGGTCATGGAGACTAATGACTCACCTCAGCCCCCTCTTGATAGAAAGGACATTAATGAATCACTGTGTGATCGTTCTGAGTCTGGACGTCCACCACAGGGAAAGATTGAGTACGCAGGCCATCAAATGCCCCATGAAAATCCCACTCCCCAGCAACCTGGGGATCAACAACCTCCTCAAAGCTTGCTGCGATCACCACCAACAGGCCTCAACAACCAGCAAGGCCTCAACTTACAGCGTCAAGACAATAGGGATAGGGCCTCTCAACGGGAAATACTAG